One region of Streptomyces sp. CG4 genomic DNA includes:
- the pqqD gene encoding pyrroloquinoline quinone biosynthesis peptide chaperone PqqD, producing MTPAPTLRGRPWRPVLARGVVLRHDPVRGADLLLLPERVVVLDGSAGCVLRLCDGVRDVPAVVAELAAHHPGAPVAAEVPEFLHRLRKEGWLR from the coding sequence ATGACACCGGCGCCGACCCTGCGGGGCAGGCCCTGGCGTCCGGTGCTCGCCCGGGGCGTGGTGCTGCGGCACGACCCGGTCCGGGGCGCCGACCTGTTGCTGCTGCCGGAGCGGGTGGTGGTGCTCGACGGCAGCGCCGGGTGTGTGCTGCGGCTGTGCGACGGCGTCCGGGACGTCCCCGCCGTCGTCGCCGAGCTGGCCGCACACCACCCCGGCGCGCCGGTCGCCGCCGAAGTCCCGGAATTTCTCCACCGGTTACGGAAGGAGGGCTGGCTGAGATGA
- the pqqA gene encoding pyrroloquinoline quinone precursor peptide PqqA, whose translation MNESPVLSAVTHRSDPQTSDENVWRSPGYHIVETALEVTAYALADRRPPEPPPAA comes from the coding sequence ATGAACGAAAGCCCTGTGCTGTCCGCTGTGACGCACCGATCCGACCCCCAGACATCGGATGAAAACGTCTGGCGAAGCCCTGGTTACCACATCGTGGAGACCGCGCTGGAGGTGACCGCGTACGCGCTCGCCGACCGCCGGCCGCCCGAGCCGCCCCCGGCCGCATGA
- a CDS encoding aldo/keto reductase has translation MSSKVPPIILNNGVEMPQLGYGVWQVPDDEAERAVATALEAGYRSIDTAAIYGNEEGTGKAIAASGLPREDVFVTTKLWNSDQGYDSTLRAFDVSLEKLGLGYVDLYLIHWPLPARGRYIDTYKAFEKLLADGRVRAIGVSNFLPEHVERLITETSIVPAVNQIELHPHLQQRAAREIHAEQGIATEAWSPLGQGKGLLEVPAIVAIAQKHGCTPAQVVLRWHIQLGNIVIPKSVTPSRIKENIAVFDFSLDDEDLAAISALNEDRRLGPDPATFDMG, from the coding sequence GTGAGCAGCAAGGTCCCCCCGATCATCCTCAACAACGGCGTCGAGATGCCCCAGCTGGGCTACGGCGTCTGGCAGGTGCCGGACGACGAGGCCGAGCGGGCCGTCGCCACGGCGCTGGAAGCCGGATACCGCAGCATCGACACGGCGGCGATCTACGGCAACGAAGAGGGCACCGGCAAGGCCATCGCCGCCTCCGGCCTGCCCCGCGAGGACGTCTTCGTCACCACCAAGCTCTGGAACAGCGACCAGGGCTACGACTCCACGCTGCGCGCCTTCGACGTGTCGTTGGAGAAGCTGGGTCTCGGCTACGTCGACCTGTACCTGATCCACTGGCCGCTGCCGGCGCGCGGCCGCTACATCGACACCTACAAGGCGTTCGAGAAGCTGCTCGCCGACGGCCGGGTCCGTGCGATCGGCGTGTCCAACTTCCTTCCGGAGCACGTCGAGCGGCTGATCACCGAGACCTCGATCGTCCCGGCGGTCAACCAGATCGAGCTGCACCCGCATCTGCAGCAGCGCGCCGCCCGCGAGATCCACGCCGAACAGGGCATCGCGACCGAGGCCTGGTCGCCGCTCGGCCAGGGCAAGGGCCTGCTGGAGGTGCCGGCGATCGTCGCCATCGCGCAGAAGCACGGCTGTACGCCGGCCCAGGTCGTGCTGCGCTGGCACATCCAACTCGGCAACATCGTGATCCCGAAGTCCGTGACGCCGTCGCGGATCAAGGAGAACATCGCGGTCTTCGACTTCAGCCTGGACGACGAGGACCTCGCGGCGATCAGCGCGCTCAACGAGGACCGGCGCCTCGGCCCCGACCCGGCCACCTTCGACATGGGCTGA
- a CDS encoding glycoside hydrolase family 75 protein — MRLRTLTLAAASGAALLAAGVLPAHASAGAAARTAPASAQEGSVSAADLLAKVTTCSQISNGKYKTDEETSATVPVCGKNGAVFWKADMDIDCDGQTTANCNSSRDPWYQNDTAFHQSDGKPLKAESLPYVVVPSASSIWNYAGAGIKGGGVVAVIYNNKVEYAVVGDTGPTKIIGEASYATAKALGIDPDPKTGGADSGVTYILFKNSKVSPIESHSAAVSLGDQLAKQFLAGN, encoded by the coding sequence GTGCGCCTTCGAACCCTGACCCTTGCCGCCGCCTCCGGTGCCGCGCTGCTCGCCGCCGGAGTGCTGCCCGCGCACGCCTCCGCCGGCGCGGCGGCGCGGACCGCCCCGGCCTCCGCCCAGGAGGGCTCGGTCAGCGCGGCCGACCTGCTCGCCAAGGTGACGACCTGTTCGCAGATATCGAACGGCAAGTACAAGACCGACGAGGAGACATCGGCCACGGTCCCCGTGTGCGGCAAGAACGGCGCGGTGTTCTGGAAAGCCGACATGGACATCGACTGCGACGGCCAGACCACCGCCAACTGCAACAGCAGCCGCGACCCCTGGTACCAGAACGACACCGCCTTCCACCAGTCCGACGGCAAGCCGCTGAAGGCGGAGTCGCTGCCGTATGTCGTGGTGCCCAGCGCCAGCAGCATCTGGAACTACGCCGGCGCCGGCATCAAGGGCGGCGGCGTGGTCGCGGTCATCTACAACAACAAGGTGGAGTACGCCGTCGTCGGCGACACCGGCCCCACGAAGATCATCGGTGAGGCGTCGTACGCCACCGCCAAGGCGCTCGGCATCGACCCCGACCCGAAGACCGGCGGGGCCGACTCCGGCGTGACCTACATCCTGTTCAAGAACTCCAAGGTCTCCCCCATCGAGAGCCACAGCGCGGCCGTCTCCCTCGGGGACCAGCTGGCCAAGCAGTTCCTGGCCGGCAACTGA
- a CDS encoding SDR family oxidoreductase: protein MNDSPVALITGGATGIGAAVARQLLAAGHRVTVTGRTETRLRDFADGLGNPGELLTVPGDASAFDDVQIAVDRTLKTHGRLDTVVANAGFATHDTVAEGDPAGWTEMVLTNVLGPALLVRASVEALRETRGRIVLIGSVAGFVNTPGNLYGATKWAVTGLAENTRRQVTEFGIGVTLVAPGRVETPFWDGPGGLPPGRLLTADQIAESVVWAIRQPAGVDVNTVVVRPLGQPN from the coding sequence GTGAACGACTCTCCGGTCGCACTCATCACCGGCGGCGCCACCGGCATCGGCGCCGCCGTCGCCCGGCAGTTGCTGGCCGCCGGGCACCGGGTCACCGTCACCGGCCGTACGGAGACCCGGCTGCGGGACTTCGCCGACGGGCTCGGCAATCCCGGCGAACTGCTGACCGTCCCCGGCGACGCCTCGGCGTTCGACGACGTACAGATCGCTGTCGACCGTACGCTCAAGACACATGGCCGACTGGACACGGTCGTCGCCAACGCCGGCTTCGCCACCCATGACACCGTCGCGGAGGGCGACCCGGCCGGCTGGACCGAGATGGTGCTCACCAATGTCCTCGGTCCGGCCCTGCTCGTCCGGGCCTCCGTCGAGGCCCTGAGGGAGACCCGCGGCCGGATCGTCCTGATCGGCAGCGTCGCCGGGTTCGTGAACACCCCGGGCAACCTCTACGGCGCGACCAAATGGGCGGTCACCGGGCTCGCCGAGAACACCCGGCGCCAGGTCACGGAGTTCGGGATCGGGGTGACGCTGGTCGCCCCCGGCCGGGTGGAGACCCCGTTCTGGGACGGCCCCGGCGGCCTGCCCCCGGGGCGGCTGCTGACCGCGGACCAGATCGCCGAATCGGTGGTCTGGGCGATCCGGCAGCCGGCCGGGGTCGACGTCAACACCGTGGTCGTACGCCCGCTGGGACAGCCCAACTGA
- a CDS encoding trans-aconitate 2-methyltransferase: MTHDHHGHEGHAAHHGHGGQGQGQGQGHGHGHGDDVDWAAMVALLEAEAEVHSPAYARALAWLGKEVTEPALIVDAGSGPGVIACLMAETFPGARVVAADGSAPLLEHARARAARQGVADRFDTLVGELPESLRELEYPADLLWASRSLHHLGDQKAALSAFAARLAPGGTLAILEGGLPNRYLPRDIGFGRPGLQARLDAAQEERFARMRAELPGAVAETEDWPALLAAAGLKHTGTRSFLLDVPAPVPDRVRAFVVAALTRAREVHADVLDAEDRAALDRLVDPADPGSLHRRPDAFVLTAHTVHRAVRPV; encoded by the coding sequence ATGACGCACGACCATCACGGGCACGAGGGGCATGCGGCACACCACGGTCACGGCGGCCAAGGCCAAGGCCAAGGCCAAGGCCATGGTCATGGCCACGGCGACGACGTCGACTGGGCGGCCATGGTGGCGCTGCTGGAGGCGGAGGCCGAGGTGCACAGCCCGGCGTACGCGCGCGCCCTGGCCTGGCTGGGCAAGGAGGTGACCGAGCCCGCTCTGATCGTGGACGCGGGCAGCGGACCGGGGGTGATCGCGTGTCTGATGGCGGAGACGTTCCCCGGCGCCCGGGTGGTCGCCGCCGACGGCTCCGCACCGCTGCTGGAGCATGCCCGAGCGCGGGCCGCCCGGCAGGGCGTCGCCGACCGCTTCGACACCCTTGTCGGTGAACTGCCCGAATCCCTGCGGGAGTTGGAGTACCCGGCGGACCTGCTGTGGGCCAGCCGCAGCCTGCACCACCTCGGCGACCAGAAGGCCGCGCTCAGCGCGTTCGCGGCCCGGCTCGCCCCCGGCGGCACGCTGGCCATCCTGGAGGGCGGCCTGCCCAACCGCTATCTGCCGCGCGACATCGGCTTCGGCCGTCCCGGACTGCAGGCCCGCCTCGACGCGGCCCAGGAGGAGCGTTTCGCGCGGATGCGCGCCGAACTCCCCGGCGCGGTCGCCGAGACCGAGGACTGGCCCGCCCTGCTGGCCGCGGCCGGTCTGAAGCACACGGGCACCCGCAGCTTCCTCCTCGATGTGCCCGCGCCCGTCCCGGACCGGGTCCGCGCCTTCGTCGTCGCCGCGCTGACCCGTGCCCGGGAGGTCCACGCCGACGTCCTGGACGCGGAGGACCGGGCCGCCCTCGACCGTCTCGTCGACCCCGCCGACCCCGGCAGCCTCCATCGGCGCCCCGATGCCTTCGTCCTGACGGCACACACGGTGCACCGGGCCGTACGGCCGGTCTGA
- a CDS encoding glycoside hydrolase family 6 protein, producing the protein MDAAGTTRRLHGVDRSGGEFMCVQGHGIWDGPVDDTAIKAIARWKANGVRIPLNEECRLGVSGIKPEYGGTHDIDAVKDLVARVEAHGMTPILDLHWSYGQYTGNSAGCSDAHATCQKPMPDRQYSPSFWASVASTFKDDPAPVFDLFNGPYPDRASPSTADAWNCWREGGTCPGIPYEVAGMQDLVDSIRGAGARNVIMAGGLAYANDLGQWTAYRPADPAGNLVAAYHGYNYNTCATESCWNSTLAPVADQVPLVAGEIGENTCAHGFVDQAMKWFGDRGLSYLGWTWNKHLALLLRAVPDLRLRRHTHRLRHRAARSPARPELMTPRSGEGTRTHDSYQNLAARRGVRDGTSVRQSKWVDWNRYVDEQSFAQAFRNERVPVGFNSGIGMLIDTSRNGWGGTARPAGPGPKTSVDTYVDGGRYDRRIHVGNGCNQAGAGLGERPQTNPAPGIDAYVCMKPPGESDGSSTAIPNNEGKGFDRMCDPTYTGNARNNFPMSGALPNAPLSGHWFSAQFQQLMQNAYPPLS; encoded by the coding sequence GTGGACGCCGCGGGCACGACCCGCCGACTGCACGGCGTCGACCGCTCCGGCGGCGAGTTCATGTGTGTCCAGGGGCACGGCATCTGGGACGGCCCGGTCGACGACACCGCGATCAAGGCGATCGCCCGCTGGAAGGCGAACGGCGTACGCATCCCGCTCAACGAGGAGTGCCGGCTGGGCGTTTCCGGCATCAAGCCCGAGTACGGCGGCACGCACGACATCGACGCCGTCAAGGATCTGGTCGCCCGGGTCGAGGCGCACGGCATGACCCCGATCCTCGACCTGCACTGGTCCTACGGCCAGTACACCGGCAACTCGGCCGGCTGCTCCGACGCCCACGCCACCTGCCAGAAGCCGATGCCGGACCGGCAGTACAGTCCGTCGTTCTGGGCGTCGGTGGCGAGCACCTTCAAGGACGACCCGGCGCCGGTGTTCGACCTGTTCAATGGGCCGTATCCGGACCGGGCGAGCCCGAGCACGGCCGACGCCTGGAACTGCTGGCGGGAGGGCGGGACCTGCCCCGGGATCCCGTACGAGGTCGCCGGTATGCAGGACCTCGTCGACAGCATCCGTGGCGCGGGCGCGAGGAACGTCATCATGGCCGGCGGTCTGGCGTACGCGAACGACCTCGGTCAGTGGACCGCGTACAGACCCGCCGACCCGGCCGGCAATCTCGTCGCCGCTTACCACGGCTACAACTACAACACCTGCGCCACCGAGAGCTGCTGGAACTCCACCCTCGCCCCGGTCGCCGACCAAGTGCCGCTGGTCGCAGGGGAGATCGGTGAGAACACCTGCGCGCACGGGTTCGTCGACCAGGCCATGAAGTGGTTCGGCGACCGGGGCCTGTCCTATCTGGGCTGGACCTGGAACAAACACCTGGCACTGCTCCTCCGGGCCGTCCCTGATCTCCGCCTACGACGGCACACCCACCGCCTACGGCACCGGGCTGCGCGATCACCTGCGCGCCCTGAACTCATGACCCCCCGATCCGGAGAAGGAACCCGCACTCATGACTCGTACCAGAACCTCGCTGCTCGCCGGGGCGTCCGGGACGGCACCTCCGTCCGCCAGTCGAAGTGGGTCGACTGGAACCGGTACGTCGACGAGCAGTCCTTCGCTCAGGCTTTCCGCAACGAGCGGGTCCCGGTCGGCTTCAACTCCGGTATCGGCATGCTGATCGACACCTCCCGCAACGGCTGGGGCGGTACCGCCCGCCCCGCCGGACCGGGCCCGAAGACCAGCGTGGACACCTATGTCGACGGCGGCCGCTACGACCGCCGCATCCACGTCGGCAACGGGTGCAACCAGGCCGGCGCCGGCCTCGGCGAACGCCCGCAGACCAATCCGGCCCCCGGCATCGACGCCTATGTGTGCATGAAGCCGCCGGGGGAGTCCGACGGCTCCAGCACCGCCATCCCCAACAACGAGGGCAAGGGCTTCGACCGGATGTGCGACCCGACGTACACGGGCAACGCCCGCAACAACTTCCCCATGTCCGGTGCCCTGCCGAACGCGCCGCTGTCCGGGCACTGGTTCTCCGCCCAGTTCCAGCAGTTGATGCAGAACGCCTACCCGCCGCTGTCGTGA
- a CDS encoding class I SAM-dependent methyltransferase: MLDYDKEADVYDASRGGEARAEAATRAVLGLIPGGRGHLPQGRGHLLDVACGTGIVTRRLATARPELRVTGVDLTAAMIRRARARLPGAIVRADSRRLPFRTGTFHAVTSIWLLHLLDNPEDVRAIVAECARVLRPGGVYVTTVDKASAHDVGSDIDAVLAPRPRRIAQDAAATVTGHAARHGLRPAGDTVFPGVGQGRSPRATIADLRRGWFTLLPPGEQRTEEFAARLSCLPDQDRPRPDPVFAVRAFRKPAAD, from the coding sequence GTGCTCGATTACGACAAGGAAGCCGACGTCTATGACGCGTCCCGGGGCGGCGAGGCCCGTGCCGAGGCGGCCACCCGAGCGGTGCTCGGCCTCATCCCCGGGGGACGAGGCCATCTCCCCCAGGGGCGGGGGCATCTCCTCGACGTGGCGTGCGGCACCGGCATCGTCACCCGCCGCCTGGCCACCGCCCGCCCCGAGCTGCGGGTGACGGGCGTCGACCTCACCGCCGCCATGATCCGCCGGGCGCGGGCCCGGCTGCCCGGCGCGATCGTACGGGCCGACAGCCGCCGGCTGCCCTTCCGCACCGGCACCTTCCACGCGGTCACCAGCATCTGGCTGCTGCATCTGCTGGACAACCCCGAGGACGTCCGCGCGATCGTCGCCGAGTGCGCCCGGGTGCTGCGGCCCGGCGGCGTCTACGTCACCACCGTCGACAAGGCCTCGGCGCACGACGTCGGCAGCGACATCGACGCCGTCCTCGCCCCGCGCCCGCGCCGCATCGCCCAGGACGCCGCCGCCACCGTCACCGGACACGCCGCCCGGCACGGGCTCCGGCCGGCCGGCGACACCGTGTTCCCCGGTGTCGGCCAGGGCCGCAGCCCGCGCGCCACCATCGCCGACCTGCGCCGCGGCTGGTTCACCCTGCTGCCGCCGGGAGAGCAGCGCACCGAGGAGTTCGCCGCCCGCCTGTCCTGTCTCCCGGACCAGGACCGCCCGCGCCCCGACCCGGTGTTCGCGGTGCGCGCGTTCCGGAAGCCAGCGGCGGACTGA
- a CDS encoding 4a-hydroxytetrahydrobiopterin dehydratase, whose translation MAVEPLSQKEIEDRLAELPGWSVAGDRLTRSYRLGSHVAAAALVMHIAAVQDELDHHSDLTLGYHTVSLSVHTHSAGGALTAKDFALARRVEDIAPGHGAH comes from the coding sequence ATGGCCGTAGAACCGCTGTCGCAGAAGGAGATCGAGGACCGGCTGGCGGAGCTGCCCGGCTGGTCGGTGGCGGGGGACCGGCTCACCCGCTCCTACCGCCTCGGCTCACATGTCGCGGCGGCGGCGCTGGTCATGCACATCGCCGCAGTCCAGGACGAACTGGACCACCACTCCGACCTCACCCTCGGCTACCACACCGTCTCCCTCAGCGTCCACACACACAGCGCGGGCGGCGCACTCACCGCGAAGGACTTCGCGCTCGCCCGCAGGGTGGAGGACATCGCCCCAGGTCACGGCGCACACTGA
- a CDS encoding ADP-ribosylglycohydrolase family protein, with product MHQPLAQPWPTSSPQVSLQAAAVYRARVRGCLLGGALGDALGYAVEFSSLDRIRATHGARGVTGLVPGAHGSVGLISDDTQMTLFTVEALIQAHAREREKGIGGAWSRLLSQAYERWLQTQELKAPAQPGPQQPVPSYGAPAQPGEPAGGLVTEAWLYSRRAPGNACLSGVAQGYTPDPALPLDGTPGRVNPDSKGCGTVMRSAPFGLTGHADTAFAMAARGAQITHGHPTGYYAAGAFAAIVAHLVAGDSLEGAVLRTLRLLERHRGHTETTAALRAALDLAADGAPTAEKVESLGAGWVAEEALAIGVYCALAEPRPELALLLAVNHSGDSDSTGSVCGNLLGTLHGDTGLPHSWVAQVEGRARIAALADDLAAEFARR from the coding sequence ATGCACCAGCCGTTGGCGCAGCCATGGCCGACGTCGTCCCCTCAGGTGTCCCTGCAGGCCGCGGCCGTGTACCGGGCCAGGGTCCGCGGCTGTCTGCTCGGCGGCGCGCTCGGTGACGCCCTCGGCTACGCAGTGGAGTTCTCCTCCCTGGACCGGATCCGCGCCACGCACGGCGCACGTGGCGTCACCGGTCTCGTCCCCGGCGCGCACGGATCGGTCGGCCTGATCAGCGACGACACCCAGATGACCCTGTTCACCGTCGAGGCCCTGATCCAGGCGCACGCACGGGAGCGCGAGAAGGGCATCGGCGGCGCCTGGTCCCGGCTGCTGAGCCAGGCCTACGAGCGCTGGCTGCAGACCCAGGAGCTGAAGGCACCGGCCCAGCCCGGCCCCCAGCAGCCGGTCCCCTCGTACGGTGCACCGGCCCAGCCCGGCGAACCGGCCGGCGGTCTGGTCACCGAGGCTTGGCTGTACTCCCGCCGCGCCCCCGGCAACGCCTGCCTGTCGGGTGTCGCCCAGGGGTACACGCCCGACCCCGCGCTCCCCCTCGACGGCACGCCCGGCCGGGTCAACCCCGACTCCAAGGGCTGCGGCACGGTCATGCGCTCGGCCCCCTTCGGCCTCACGGGCCACGCCGACACGGCCTTCGCCATGGCCGCGCGCGGCGCCCAGATCACCCACGGCCACCCCACCGGCTACTACGCGGCGGGCGCGTTCGCCGCGATCGTCGCGCACCTGGTCGCCGGGGACTCCCTGGAGGGCGCGGTGCTGCGCACCCTGCGGCTGCTGGAACGGCACCGCGGCCACACGGAGACCACGGCCGCCCTGCGCGCCGCGCTGGACCTCGCCGCCGACGGGGCGCCGACGGCGGAGAAGGTGGAGTCCCTCGGCGCGGGCTGGGTCGCCGAGGAGGCCCTCGCCATCGGCGTCTACTGCGCGCTCGCCGAGCCCCGCCCGGAACTGGCGCTGCTGCTGGCCGTCAACCACTCGGGCGACAGCGACTCCACCGGCTCCGTCTGCGGCAACCTGCTGGGCACGCTGCACGGCGACACCGGTCTGCCGCACAGCTGGGTGGCCCAGGTGGAGGGCCGGGCCCGCATCGCCGCACTCGCCGACGACCTCGCGGCGGAGTTCGCGCGGCGCTGA
- a CDS encoding helix-turn-helix domain-containing protein gives MTIVTAVPSASATAPAAAGKGVGPLLRAWRERRRVSQLELALRADSSARHISFIETGRSRPSEEMVLRLAEHLEVPVRERNSLLLAAGYAPHYPETPLDDPALDALRDGMERLIQGYEPYPALVVDAGYTVVAANRGITMLLDGVPEKLMAPAPNAMRLTLHPEGMAPRIRNLREWRGHLLAQMDRQIALQRSDQLRALYEEVAAYPVPEDAQDDAPAEPVAYFALPLRIEHEGRILSFVSSISTFNTPMDVTVAELAIETFLPADPATAKYLHTLAG, from the coding sequence ATGACCATTGTCACCGCCGTCCCTTCCGCGTCCGCCACCGCCCCAGCCGCCGCCGGCAAGGGTGTCGGCCCGCTGCTGCGCGCCTGGCGGGAGCGGCGCCGGGTCTCCCAGCTGGAGCTGGCGCTGCGCGCCGACTCCTCGGCCCGGCACATCAGCTTCATCGAGACCGGCCGGTCCCGGCCGAGCGAGGAGATGGTGCTGCGGCTCGCCGAGCATCTCGAGGTGCCGGTGCGGGAGCGCAACTCCCTGCTGCTGGCGGCCGGTTACGCCCCGCACTACCCGGAGACCCCGCTGGACGACCCGGCGCTGGACGCGCTGCGCGACGGCATGGAGCGCCTCATCCAGGGCTACGAGCCCTACCCGGCGCTGGTGGTCGACGCCGGCTACACGGTCGTCGCCGCGAACCGGGGCATCACGATGCTGCTGGACGGCGTGCCGGAGAAGCTGATGGCGCCGGCGCCGAACGCGATGCGGCTGACCCTGCACCCCGAGGGGATGGCGCCGCGCATCCGCAATCTGCGCGAGTGGCGCGGGCATCTGCTGGCGCAGATGGACCGGCAGATCGCCCTGCAGCGCTCGGACCAGCTGCGCGCCCTGTACGAGGAGGTGGCCGCCTACCCGGTGCCCGAGGACGCGCAGGACGACGCACCGGCCGAGCCCGTCGCGTACTTCGCGCTGCCGCTGCGCATCGAGCACGAGGGCCGGATCCTGTCGTTCGTGTCCTCGATCTCCACGTTCAACACCCCGATGGACGTCACCGTCGCCGAGCTCGCCATCGAGACGTTCCTGCCGGCCGACCCGGCGACCGCCAAGTACCTGCACACCTTGGCCGGTTGA
- a CDS encoding helix-turn-helix transcriptional regulator → MSERRAAPTVGQVVLGKRLQELREASGLSREEAARVLRVASATVRRMEMAEVALKIPYVQVLLDTYGVAEEEAAAFVRLAEEANQPGWWQRFHDVLPDWFSLYVSLEGAARIIRSYEPHFIPGLLQTEDYARAVLEAGTIGQTSPGIVERHVSLRMERQRLLERDDPPHLWVIMDETVLRRPVSARPEVLRVQLDKLLEYAERDRVTLQVAEFAAGPHPGTYAPFTLFRFAEPELPDMVFTEYLTGALYLDSRHEVAAHLEVLDHMTARAASTQRTRTLLREFRKTL, encoded by the coding sequence GTGAGTGAGCGGCGGGCTGCGCCCACCGTGGGCCAGGTGGTGCTCGGCAAACGGCTGCAGGAGCTGCGCGAGGCGTCCGGCCTGAGCCGGGAGGAGGCCGCCCGCGTCCTCAGGGTGGCGTCGGCGACCGTACGCCGGATGGAGATGGCCGAGGTCGCGCTGAAGATCCCCTACGTGCAGGTGCTGCTGGACACCTACGGGGTGGCCGAGGAGGAGGCGGCCGCGTTCGTGCGGCTGGCCGAGGAGGCGAACCAGCCGGGCTGGTGGCAGCGGTTCCACGACGTCCTCCCGGACTGGTTCAGCCTGTACGTCAGCCTGGAGGGCGCCGCCCGGATCATCCGCTCCTACGAGCCGCACTTCATACCCGGCCTGCTGCAGACCGAGGACTACGCGCGAGCGGTGCTGGAGGCCGGGACGATCGGGCAGACCTCGCCCGGGATCGTGGAACGGCATGTGTCGCTGCGCATGGAACGCCAGCGGCTGCTGGAGCGGGACGACCCGCCCCATCTGTGGGTGATCATGGACGAGACGGTGCTGAGGCGCCCGGTGAGCGCGCGGCCCGAAGTGCTGCGGGTCCAGCTGGACAAGCTGCTCGAGTACGCCGAGCGGGACCGGGTCACGCTGCAGGTCGCCGAGTTCGCGGCGGGCCCGCACCCGGGGACGTACGCGCCGTTCACGCTGTTCCGGTTCGCCGAGCCGGAGCTGCCGGACATGGTGTTCACCGAGTATCTGACCGGCGCGCTGTATCTGGACTCCCGCCATGAGGTCGCGGCGCACCTGGAGGTGCTGGACCACATGACGGCGCGGGCCGCGTCGACACAGCGCACGCGAACCCTGCTGCGGGAGTTCCGCAAGACCTTGTGA
- the narJ gene encoding nitrate reductase molybdenum cofactor assembly chaperone — MPSDSVLYQAAALCLTYPDDDLIARLPLLREAAPQLRTFADHAAVTPPRELAAHYVQVFGFKNRHSLYLRWWHDGDSRRRDMCLVRFKDVYRAHGLEFSEEELPDFLPAVLEFTARTGDTGLLTEYRDGLEQLRTRLTDYGTPYAAVLDAVCATLPTVWTGMRS, encoded by the coding sequence ATGCCCTCGGACTCGGTGCTGTACCAGGCGGCCGCGCTCTGCCTGACCTACCCGGACGACGATCTGATCGCCCGGCTGCCGCTGCTGCGCGAAGCCGCCCCGCAGCTGCGGACGTTCGCCGACCACGCCGCGGTCACCCCGCCGCGGGAACTGGCCGCGCACTATGTGCAGGTCTTCGGCTTCAAGAACCGGCACAGCCTGTATCTGCGCTGGTGGCACGACGGCGACTCCCGCCGGCGCGACATGTGCCTGGTCCGCTTCAAGGACGTCTACCGCGCGCACGGCCTGGAGTTCAGCGAGGAGGAGCTGCCGGACTTCCTGCCGGCGGTGCTGGAGTTCACCGCACGGACCGGCGACACCGGCCTGCTGACCGAATACCGCGACGGCCTGGAGCAGCTGCGCACCCGGCTGACCGACTACGGCACTCCGTATGCGGCCGTCCTGGACGCGGTATGCGCCACACTGCCGACCGTATGGACCGGGATGCGCTCATGA